The genomic segment GATATCGCCCGCATCGTAGACGACTACGCCGACGCCACCGAACGGATGAAGGCCGCCGGGCTGGATGGCGTCGAATACGAATGCTACGGCCACCTGCCCGACCAGTTCCTCAGCCCGCTGACCAACGCCCTCTCCGGCCCCTATGGCGGCGAGTTCGACAACCGCCTGCGCTTCGCCACCGAAATGCTCACCGCCTGCCGCAAGCGCGTGGGCGACGATTTCATCCTCGGCATCCGCTACGTCGCCGACGAAAGCGAACCCGGCGGCATCCCGGTCGAGGAAGGCGTCACCTTCGCCCGCCGCCTAAAGGACGCGGGCCTCATCGACTTCATCAACATCATCAAGGGCCGCATCCACACCGACGCGGCCTTGGCCGACGTCATCCCCGTGCAGGGCATGCGCTCCGCCCCGCATCTCGATTTCGCCGGCCGCATCCGGCACGACGTGGGCCTGCCCGCCTTCCACGCCGCCAAGATCGCCGATGTCGCCACCGCCCGCCACGCCGTCGCCACCGGCCAGCTCGACATGGTCGGCATGACCCGCGCCCACATGGCCGACCCGCATATCGTCCGCAAGATCACCGAGAACCGCGAAGACGACATCCGCCCCTGCGTCGGCGCCACCTACTGCCTCGGCCGCGCCTATTACGGCGAGGCGGCGCTCTGCGTCCACAACCCGTCCACGGGCCGCGAAACCTTCCTCCCGCACGAGATCGCCAAGACCGACACGCCCAAGACCATCGCCATCGTCGGCGCCGGCCCCGGCGGGCTGGAAGCCGCCCGCGTCGCCGCCGAACGCGGCCACCGCGTCACCGTCTTCGAGGCCGCCGATCAGCCCGGCGGACAGGTCCGCCTCACCGCCCAGACCAAAAGCCGCGCCGACATGATCGGCCTGATCGACTGGCGCGTCGCCCAGTGCGAGAAACTGGGCGTCACCTTCCGCTACAACACCTATGCCGAGGCTGACGACATCCTCGCCCTCTCTCCCGATATCGTCGTCCTCGCCACCGGCGGCCTCGCCAACACCGATATCGTCAAGCACGGCCAGGATCTCGCGGTCACCACATGGGATATCCTCTCGGGCGACGCCAAACCGGGCGAGACCGTCCTGATCTACGACGAGGTCGGCGACTACGCCGCGCTGCAAGCCGCCGAAAAACTCGCCGATGCCGGTGCGACAGTCGAGGTCGTCAGCCCCTACCAGGGCGCCTCTGTCGACGTCTCCGGCATCACCTTCGTCCCGTTCATCCGCAAGCTGCAGCACAAGGACGTGACCTTCACCGTCACCTGGCGCCTTACCGGTATCGACCGCGACGGCAACCGCCTGAAGGCCACGCTCGGCTCCGACTATTCCGACGCGACGCGTGAACGCTCCGTCGATCAGGTCGTCGTCAACCATGGCATCACGCCCATGGACGAGCTCTATTTCGAACTGAAGCCGCTCTCCGAAAACTTCGGCGCCGTCGATTACGACGCACTCGTCGCGGGCAAACCCCAAACCCTCACCGGCGGGCCTTCAGGCTTCCAGCTCTTCCGCATCGGCGACGCCGTCGCCTCCCGCAACACCCACGCGGCAATCTACGACGCCCTCCGACTGATGAAGGACGCCTGATCCCCCGCGAGGCAGCCCGCAAGGGCTGACGAGCACCGCCGCCCGTTAACCTTTTCCCGCACCGACGCAATACCGACAAAATACCGACGTTATACCGACGTCGCATTCGGCCTCTTTCCCCCCAATCTTTAACGCAGCGTTCCGGGGTGACATTCCGCCCGCCCCGCGCCATGTTGCTTCCAATGACGGGAGGCCGCACATGACCCAATATCCCCACCTTCTCGCCCCGCTCGACCTCGGGCACGTGACCTTGAAAAACAGGGTCCTGATGGGCTCGATGCACACCGGGCTGGAAGAGACGAAAGACTGGAACCGCGTCGCCGAATTCTACGCCACCCGCGCCCGCGGCGAGGTCGGCCTGATGGTCACCGGCGGCATGGCCCCCAACCGCGAAGGCGGGGTTTTCCCAGGCGCCGCAGGGCTTTACACCGAAGACGACATCACCAACCACCGCATCGTCACCGACCGGGTGCATGACGCCGGCGGTCTCATCGCCATGCAGATCCTGCACGCCGGCCGCTACGCCTATGGCAAGGAATGCGTGGCCCCCTCGCCGGTCAAATCCCCCATCTCCCCTTTCCCCCCGAACGAGCTCGACGAAGAGGGGATCGAGAAGCAGATCGCCGACATCGCCACCGCCGCCATCCGCGCCCGGCAGGCCGGTTACGACGGGGTCGAGATCATGGGCTCCGAGGGCTACCTCATCAACCAGTTCCTCGTCCGCCACACCAACAAACGCGAAGACCGCTGGGGCGGCTCCTACGAGAACCGCATGCGCCTCGCGCTCGAGGTCGTCCGCCGCGTCCGCGAGGCTGTCGGCCCCGATTTCATCCTTATTTATCGGCTGTCCATGATCGACCTCGTCCCCGACGGCTCGACCTTCGACGAGGTGATACAACTGGCGCAGGAGGTCGAGAAAGCCGGCGCCTCGATCATCAATACCGGCATCGGCTGGCACGAGGCGCGCATCCCCACCATCGCCACCTCCGTCCCCCGCGCGGCCTTCACCTGGGTCACGAAAAAGCTGATGGGCAAGGTCGGCATCCCGGTCATCACCTCCAACCGCATCAATACGCCGCAAGTGGCCGAAGACGTCCTCTCCGGCGGCGCCGCCGACATGGTCAGCATGGCCCGCCCCTTCCTCGCCGACCCGGATTTCGTGAAAAAGGCCATGGAAAACAAGGCCGCCACCATCGCCCCCTGCATCGCCTGCAACCAGGCCTGCCTCGACCACACGTTCAGCGGCAAGATCTCCACCTGCCTCGTCAACCCCCGCGCCTGCTACGAGACCGAGCTGCCCATCGAACCGGCCAGCCGGCCCAAGTCCATCGCCGTCGTCGGCGCCGGCCCCGCGGGCCTCTCGGCGGCCATGACCGCCGCCCAGCGCGGCCACGCCGTCACCCTCTTCGACCGCGACGACCGCCTCGGCGGCCAGCTCAACATGGCCCGCGAAATCCCCGGCAAGGAGGAATTCCACGGCTTCGTTTCATGGTTCGAAACGATGGTCGAAGAGCTTGGAATCACGGTCAAACTCGGCACCGACGTCACCGCCGATACGCTCGACGGCTTCGACGAAACCATCATCGCGACCGGCGTCATTCCCCGCGACCCCGAGATCCCAGGACAGGATGGCGACAACGTCCTGAACTACATCGACGTCCTGCGCGGCAAGGCCAAGGTGGGCAAGCGCGTCGCCATCGTCGGCGCCGGCGGGATCGGCTTCGACGTGGCCGAATTCCTCGTCCATGACGGCGAGAGCCCCACCGAGAACCTGTCCGAGTGGAAAGAGGAATGGGGCGTCGGCGACCCGGCAGACTACCGCGGCGGCCTCGCCCCGGAAGGCCCCCAACCCGACCCCGCCGCGCGCAAGGTCACGCTCCTGCAGCGCAAATCCGAACGCCCCGGCAAGCGCCTCGGCAAGACCACCGGCTGGATCCACCGCGCGACGCTACGGATGAAGGGCGTCGAGATGGTCGCGGGCGTCAACTACGAACGCATCGACGCCGACGGCCTGCATATCAGTTTCGGCGAGGCCCGCGAGAAGCCCACCCTGATCGAGGCCGACACCATCGTCCTCTGCGCCGGCCAGCTCAGCCAACGCAGTCTGGCCGACGCGCTGGAGGAAAAGGGCCGCACCGTCCACGTGATCGGCGGCGCCGATGTCGCCGCCGAGCTTGATGCCAAACGCGCCATAGATCAGGGCACGCGGCTGGCCGCCACGCTCTGATCCGGCGTTATTCCACCGTGATGGTGATCTGCTCCGAGGTCACTGGCGGATCATGCGGCACGTGGTTCTGGTCTCCCAGCACCAGTTGCAGCGTGTGCTCACCCGGCTCGAGCTCGAGCGACACCTCGGTCTGACCGCCGCCGAAATGGCGGTGGTTGTCATCCGAGAAAAGCCCGCTCTCCGACATCTCCTCGTCCTCCGGCCCCTCGCCGAAGGGCGGCCGGTCGACAAGTACGTGGTGGTGACCGGTATTCTCCTTCTCGGTTCCGGCCGGCGCCACCCCCATGCCGCTCAACCCGAAGATCACCGTGACCGGTGAGGTCACCGTCGCCCCGTCCTCGATATTCACGAAGTAAACCGCGGCGCCCTCCGGTGCCGGCGTGTCCCCCGCAAGGGCCGGGCCCGCCGCCAAACCGATAGTCATCGCAACGCTCAAGAGCAGAGTTCTCATCGTTTCCTCCATAATTGCCCCGACGTCATCATAGCGCGACCGCGATTCATTTCCACAGATAGGAAACGGCTGTTTCCCTGTTTCCCTGTCACGAACGATGCAAAGGAAAACCTAGATATTGTCGGCCACGCGCCGCAGTTGTGCCCGATTTTGAAAAGATAAGGCTTCAAGGAAAAACGCATAGAGGTACCGAGTATGGATCGCCTTACCGAAATGGAGGCTTTCGCGACCGTGGTGGACCAAGGGGGGTTCACCGACGCAGCGCGCAAGATGGGGATTTCGAAATCCGCCGTATCGAAACATGTCTCGTCGCTCGAGGCACGGCTGGGCGCCCGCCTTCTGAACCGGACAACCCGCCGCGTCAGCCCGACCGAGATCGGTCTCGCCTATTACGACCGCGCCCTGCGCGTGCTGAACGACGCCGGAGAGGCCGACGCCCTGGTCAGCTCGATGCAATCCGACCCGTCGGGCCTGCTGCGCATCTCGGTCGCCACCGATTTCGGGGTCAATCATCTGAGCCCGGTGCTCGGCCAGTTCCTCGAGGAATTCCCCGATATCACCGTCAACATGGTGCTGAACAACCGTTACGTCGAGCTGATCTCCGAGGGCTTCGACATGGCCATCCGCATCGGCGAGCTGGAAGACAGCACGCTGCGGGCGCGCAAGCTGACGGAAACCACCAAGCGCATGATCGCCAGCCCCGGCTATCTCGACAAGTACGGCCGACCCACCAAGATCGACGACCTGAACGAGCACAAGCTGCTGCACTATTCCAGCCAGGCCAACGGCTCTGTCTGGAAGCTGACCGCACCGTCGGGCGAAAAGCGCCAGGTGCGCACCGCCGGCGGGCTGTCGGTCAATGACGGCCAGTCGCTTCTGAACGCCGCGATCTCGGGCCTCGGCATCGCCTACCTGCCCAGCTTCCTCTACGCCAACGCCATGAAGGCCGGCCAGGTGGTCGACGTGATCCCCGACCTGCCCTACGAAACCCAAGGCATCTACGCGGTCTATCCGCCGGGCCGGTTCACCCAGCCCAAGGTGCGCGCCTTCATCGACTTCCTGGTCAACGCCTTTGCCGACAAGGGCCCGACCGACTGGTAAGCCGCGTCCAAGTTTCCAACCTGACAAACTTTTCCGCCCCCGGTGCAGCCTGCATCCGGGGGTCCTTTTATCGTGGCCGCCACCATCCTTGCCGCGCCCTCACACACAGGCTGTGCACCGCCGCCGGTTGCCTTTGCGGCACCTCGTGACAGATAAGCGAGGAACGGGACATTGACCAAGGGGAACAACACGCATGACCGACCTCAAGCTTCTCACCATTTCCGGCTCACTCCGGAAAGGCTCCTACAACCGCAAGCTTCTGGCCGAGGCCGTGCGCGCCTTCGGCCAGGCCGAAGTGATCGAGGCCGACCTGAACCTGCCGCTTTATGACGGCGACCTCGAAGACGCGGAAGGCATTCCCGAAAGCGTTCAGACACTGGTCGATCAGATCAAGGCGGCCGATGCCGTGGTGATCTCCTCGCCCGAATACAACAAGGGCATCAGCGGCGTCCTGAAGAACGCCCTCGACTGGATCAGCCGCGTGCCGGGCAGCGCCTTCAAGAACAAGCCCACGGTGGTGATGTCGGCCAATGCCGGGCGCACCGGCGGCGAGACGGGGCAATACATGGTCATCCACTGCCTCGTGCCGCATCAGGCCGAAATGCTGCCCGGGCCCACGCTCTGCGTGGCCACCGCCGGCGACGAATTCGACGAGAACGACCGGCTGCTCAACGAACGCTACCTCAAGGTGCTGAACACCCGGATGACCGCCCTGCGCGACCGGGTCTCCTAAACCTCCTGCATCAGCACAGGCTCCCGCCGGCGCCCCCAGCGGCCCGGCGGCCCTTCGATCACCCCCGGAAACACCGTGCCGCAGGCCGTGCAGTGGCCGGTGTCATCCAGCCGCCATTCCGACAGCTCGTGCCAGTCCCGGCCAATCACCTTCTCGCCGCAACCGCTGCAATAGCTCGACTGTGCAGGCTCATGGTGCACGTTGCCGATATAGACATGCCGCAGCCCGGCCGCCTGTGCGACCTGCCGCGCCCGTAGCAACGTTTCCAACGGCGTGCGCTGGTGGCTGAGCATCCGGTGATCGGGGTGGAAGGCGGTGAAATGCACCGGCACATCCGGCCCGCAGCGGTCGACCACCCACTGAGACATCTCCTCCAGTTCGCCTTGGCTGTCATTCTCGCCGGGGATCAGCAACGTCGTCAGTTCCACCCAGCAATCGGTTTCGTTCACCGCGTATTCGATCGCCTCCAGCACCGGCCCGATCTGAGCGCCGGTCAGCTTGCGATAGAAGCCTTCCGAAAACCCCTTCAGGTCGATATTCGCGGCATCCATCGCCGGGAAGAACTCCGCCCGCGGTTCCTTGCAGATGTACCCGGCGGTAACCGCCACGCTGCGCACCCCCGCCTCGCGACAGGCGGCAGCCGTATCTAGCGCGTATTCGTGAAAGATAACCGGATCGTTGTAGGTGAACGCAACCGAGGCACAGCCCTTCTCCCGCGCCACCCGGGCAATCGCCTCGGGGCTGGCACTATGGGCCAGGCTGTCGACCTCGCGACTCTTCGAAATCTCGTGGTTCTGGCAGAACTTACAGGCCAGGTTGCACCCCGCCGTCCCGAAAGACAGCACCGGCGATCCCGGCAGGAAATGGTTCAGCGGCTTCTTCTCGATCGGGTCGATGCAGAACCCGGTCGACCGCCCATAGGTGTCCAGCACCATCCGGTCGCCCTCGCGCATCCGCACGAAGCACATGCCCCTTTGCCCCTCCCGCAAGGTGCAAAACCGCGGGCAGAGCGTGCATTTCAGCCGGCCATCGTCTTCTTCGGTCCAGTGCCGTGCGGGGTGCATGGGGCGTGGTCTTTCCTTCCTTGGGTTTGGTTCATATGTATGTATCAAAGGGCCAAGATGAACAGGCAGACACAGATATCGACGCGACATTCGGCCGTGGCCGGTCGCTTTTTCCCGGGCGAGG from the Roseovarius indicus genome contains:
- a CDS encoding oxidoreductase produces the protein MSTDPLLQPYTLKHLTLKNRLMVSSHEPAYTEDGMPKDRYRAYHVERAKGGLALTMTAGSAVVSPDSPPAFGNILAYDDAVVGWMRKLTDECHDHGCAVMIQLTHLGRRARWDTGDWLPTIGAGPSREPAHRAFPKVAEDWDIARIVDDYADATERMKAAGLDGVEYECYGHLPDQFLSPLTNALSGPYGGEFDNRLRFATEMLTACRKRVGDDFILGIRYVADESEPGGIPVEEGVTFARRLKDAGLIDFINIIKGRIHTDAALADVIPVQGMRSAPHLDFAGRIRHDVGLPAFHAAKIADVATARHAVATGQLDMVGMTRAHMADPHIVRKITENREDDIRPCVGATYCLGRAYYGEAALCVHNPSTGRETFLPHEIAKTDTPKTIAIVGAGPGGLEAARVAAERGHRVTVFEAADQPGGQVRLTAQTKSRADMIGLIDWRVAQCEKLGVTFRYNTYAEADDILALSPDIVVLATGGLANTDIVKHGQDLAVTTWDILSGDAKPGETVLIYDEVGDYAALQAAEKLADAGATVEVVSPYQGASVDVSGITFVPFIRKLQHKDVTFTVTWRLTGIDRDGNRLKATLGSDYSDATRERSVDQVVVNHGITPMDELYFELKPLSENFGAVDYDALVAGKPQTLTGGPSGFQLFRIGDAVASRNTHAAIYDALRLMKDA
- a CDS encoding NADPH-dependent FMN reductase — protein: MTDLKLLTISGSLRKGSYNRKLLAEAVRAFGQAEVIEADLNLPLYDGDLEDAEGIPESVQTLVDQIKAADAVVISSPEYNKGISGVLKNALDWISRVPGSAFKNKPTVVMSANAGRTGGETGQYMVIHCLVPHQAEMLPGPTLCVATAGDEFDENDRLLNERYLKVLNTRMTALRDRVS
- the amrS gene encoding AmmeMemoRadiSam system radical SAM enzyme → MHPARHWTEEDDGRLKCTLCPRFCTLREGQRGMCFVRMREGDRMVLDTYGRSTGFCIDPIEKKPLNHFLPGSPVLSFGTAGCNLACKFCQNHEISKSREVDSLAHSASPEAIARVAREKGCASVAFTYNDPVIFHEYALDTAAACREAGVRSVAVTAGYICKEPRAEFFPAMDAANIDLKGFSEGFYRKLTGAQIGPVLEAIEYAVNETDCWVELTTLLIPGENDSQGELEEMSQWVVDRCGPDVPVHFTAFHPDHRMLSHQRTPLETLLRARQVAQAAGLRHVYIGNVHHEPAQSSYCSGCGEKVIGRDWHELSEWRLDDTGHCTACGTVFPGVIEGPPGRWGRRREPVLMQEV
- a CDS encoding NADPH-dependent 2,4-dienoyl-CoA reductase, translating into MTQYPHLLAPLDLGHVTLKNRVLMGSMHTGLEETKDWNRVAEFYATRARGEVGLMVTGGMAPNREGGVFPGAAGLYTEDDITNHRIVTDRVHDAGGLIAMQILHAGRYAYGKECVAPSPVKSPISPFPPNELDEEGIEKQIADIATAAIRARQAGYDGVEIMGSEGYLINQFLVRHTNKREDRWGGSYENRMRLALEVVRRVREAVGPDFILIYRLSMIDLVPDGSTFDEVIQLAQEVEKAGASIINTGIGWHEARIPTIATSVPRAAFTWVTKKLMGKVGIPVITSNRINTPQVAEDVLSGGAADMVSMARPFLADPDFVKKAMENKAATIAPCIACNQACLDHTFSGKISTCLVNPRACYETELPIEPASRPKSIAVVGAGPAGLSAAMTAAQRGHAVTLFDRDDRLGGQLNMAREIPGKEEFHGFVSWFETMVEELGITVKLGTDVTADTLDGFDETIIATGVIPRDPEIPGQDGDNVLNYIDVLRGKAKVGKRVAIVGAGGIGFDVAEFLVHDGESPTENLSEWKEEWGVGDPADYRGGLAPEGPQPDPAARKVTLLQRKSERPGKRLGKTTGWIHRATLRMKGVEMVAGVNYERIDADGLHISFGEAREKPTLIEADTIVLCAGQLSQRSLADALEEKGRTVHVIGGADVAAELDAKRAIDQGTRLAATL
- a CDS encoding DUF4399 domain-containing protein, with the translated sequence MRTLLLSVAMTIGLAAGPALAGDTPAPEGAAVYFVNIEDGATVTSPVTVIFGLSGMGVAPAGTEKENTGHHHVLVDRPPFGEGPEDEEMSESGLFSDDNHRHFGGGQTEVSLELEPGEHTLQLVLGDQNHVPHDPPVTSEQITITVE
- a CDS encoding LysR family transcriptional regulator yields the protein MDRLTEMEAFATVVDQGGFTDAARKMGISKSAVSKHVSSLEARLGARLLNRTTRRVSPTEIGLAYYDRALRVLNDAGEADALVSSMQSDPSGLLRISVATDFGVNHLSPVLGQFLEEFPDITVNMVLNNRYVELISEGFDMAIRIGELEDSTLRARKLTETTKRMIASPGYLDKYGRPTKIDDLNEHKLLHYSSQANGSVWKLTAPSGEKRQVRTAGGLSVNDGQSLLNAAISGLGIAYLPSFLYANAMKAGQVVDVIPDLPYETQGIYAVYPPGRFTQPKVRAFIDFLVNAFADKGPTDW